A window of the Rhizobium brockwellii genome harbors these coding sequences:
- a CDS encoding YciE/YciF ferroxidase family protein — MAKEKTLEDLFYDTLKDIYFAERQILRALPKMARAAQSAELKKGFEKHREETEGQVERLQQVFELIGKRAQGKTCEAIQGIIAEGEEIMEEFKGTSALDAGLISAAQAVEHYEIARYGTLKTWAATLGLKEVVGLLDQTLQQETATDKTLSQLATTAANQKAKAA; from the coding sequence ATGGCCAAGGAAAAGACGTTGGAAGATCTCTTCTACGACACGCTGAAGGACATCTACTTCGCCGAACGGCAGATATTGCGCGCCCTGCCGAAGATGGCACGTGCCGCCCAGTCCGCCGAACTGAAGAAGGGCTTTGAAAAACATCGCGAAGAAACCGAAGGCCAGGTCGAACGCCTGCAGCAGGTTTTCGAGCTGATCGGCAAACGCGCCCAGGGCAAGACCTGCGAGGCGATCCAGGGCATCATCGCCGAGGGCGAGGAAATCATGGAGGAATTCAAGGGCACATCAGCTCTCGATGCCGGCCTGATCTCTGCGGCTCAAGCCGTCGAGCATTATGAAATCGCCCGTTACGGCACGCTGAAGACCTGGGCCGCGACCCTCGGTCTGAAGGAGGTCGTCGGCCTGCTCGACCAGACGCTGCAGCAGGAAACGGCCACCGACAAAACCCTCTCCCAGCTTGCCACCACGGCCGCAAACCAGAAGGCAAAGGCTGCCTGA
- a CDS encoding LysR family transcriptional regulator, producing MNRTQLSQLAVLAAVSEHRSFRSAAKELLVAPSAISHAISSLEDSLGVRLLARTTRSVAPTEEGRLLLERLRPALEEIDIALEAVRDTRAKPAGNLRITAPRFASDLLLAPRLGDFLNLYPDIALEIANEDGFTDIVKEGFDAGIRLEESLEADMIAVRISPNLTTVIAASSEYFEHHPKPEHPRDLVHHRCIKRRFTNGSIYRWEFEKDGQELVVSVDGPLIVSDDRLALLAALNGAGLAYLFDMRVYDELASGKLVRVLEDWCAPYAGPFLYYPSRRQMRPALRAFIDFFRYSEQDTGGR from the coding sequence ATGAACAGAACCCAGCTTTCGCAACTCGCCGTTCTCGCCGCCGTCTCGGAGCATCGCAGCTTCCGGTCGGCGGCGAAGGAACTCCTCGTCGCGCCTTCGGCCATCAGCCATGCGATATCGAGCCTCGAAGACAGTCTGGGGGTGCGGCTTCTGGCGCGGACCACCCGCAGCGTTGCGCCGACGGAAGAGGGCCGCCTGCTGCTTGAAAGACTTCGTCCAGCACTCGAGGAGATCGATATTGCCTTGGAGGCCGTCCGCGATACGCGCGCCAAGCCGGCCGGAAACCTGCGCATCACCGCGCCGCGCTTCGCCTCCGATCTGCTGCTCGCTCCGCGGCTCGGCGACTTTCTCAACCTCTATCCGGATATCGCCCTGGAGATCGCCAATGAGGATGGCTTCACCGATATCGTCAAGGAGGGCTTCGACGCCGGTATTCGGCTGGAGGAGAGCCTGGAGGCCGACATGATCGCGGTCAGGATCTCGCCTAATCTGACGACGGTGATCGCCGCTTCGTCCGAATATTTCGAGCATCATCCAAAGCCCGAGCATCCGCGTGATCTCGTCCATCACCGCTGCATTAAGCGGCGCTTTACCAACGGCTCGATCTATCGCTGGGAATTCGAAAAGGACGGGCAGGAACTTGTCGTTTCGGTCGACGGGCCGCTGATCGTCAGTGATGACCGGCTGGCCCTGCTTGCGGCGCTGAACGGCGCCGGCCTTGCCTATCTCTTCGACATGCGGGTCTATGACGAACTGGCGAGCGGCAAACTTGTGCGGGTGCTGGAAGATTGGTGCGCGCCCTATGCCGGGCCGTTTCTCTATTACCCCTCCCGGCGGCAGATGCGGCCGGCGCTGCGCGCCTTCATCGATTTCTTCAGATACAGTGAACAGGATACGGGCGGCCGGTAA